In Bradyrhizobium sp. G127, one genomic interval encodes:
- a CDS encoding ABC transporter permease → MTARDTSGQALKFLLPLLALAAGVAIWEAVVRINDIPVYVLPAPSVVFTKLVQDWPILFGSLLTTLLTTIQGFVAAAVGGIALAVLFSRSKWLEYALLPYAVILQVTPVIAIAPLLLIYLPQHLAVVVCAWIVAFFPVLSNTTLGLNSVDRNLLGLFDLYGASRAQTLRYLQLPSALPHILGGLRIAGGLSLIGAVVAEIAAGSAGAGSGLAYRIAEAGYRLNIPRMFAALLLLSIAGIVIYLGLSLTSYLVLRRWHESALGKEQ, encoded by the coding sequence ATGACGGCGCGCGATACATCGGGGCAGGCCCTGAAATTTCTGTTGCCGCTGCTGGCGCTCGCGGCCGGTGTCGCGATCTGGGAAGCCGTCGTCCGCATCAACGATATTCCGGTCTATGTGCTGCCCGCGCCGAGCGTGGTGTTCACGAAGCTGGTTCAGGATTGGCCGATCCTGTTCGGTTCGCTGCTGACCACGCTCCTGACCACGATTCAGGGTTTTGTCGCGGCGGCGGTCGGGGGCATCGCGCTCGCGGTTCTGTTCAGCCGCTCGAAATGGCTGGAATATGCTCTGCTGCCTTATGCGGTGATCCTGCAGGTCACGCCGGTGATCGCGATTGCGCCGCTCTTGCTGATCTACCTTCCACAGCATCTCGCCGTCGTCGTCTGCGCCTGGATCGTGGCGTTCTTCCCGGTGCTCTCCAACACCACGCTCGGCCTCAATTCGGTCGACCGCAATCTGCTCGGCCTGTTCGATCTGTACGGCGCCTCGCGCGCGCAGACGCTGCGCTACCTGCAACTGCCTTCGGCGCTGCCGCATATTCTCGGCGGCTTGCGGATCGCGGGCGGACTGTCGCTGATCGGGGCGGTGGTGGCTGAAATCGCCGCAGGCTCCGCCGGTGCCGGTTCCGGACTGGCTTACCGGATCGCGGAGGCTGGTTACCGGCTTAATATTCCCCGGATGTTCGCGGCGCTGTTGCTGCTGTCCATCGCCGGAATTGTCATCTATTTGGGCCTCTCGCTGACCTCGTATCTTGTGCTACGACGCTGGCACGAAAGCGCGCTTG
- a CDS encoding ABC transporter ATP-binding protein — translation MSILEADDTGGGLPGGIAVSLRDVTKVYGNGIAALGPLDLNIRPGEFVSLLGPSGCGKSTALRIIAGLNEQTTGSVHVAARGARDRSRHDVGFVFQEPTLMPWATVRANVQLPLDLAHMAHGDARARVNQALAQVGLVEFADVYPRELSGGMKMRVSLARALVTDPDILLMDEPFAALDEITRFRLNNDLLVLWRKLRKTVVFVTHSVFESVYLSQRVVIMTSRPGRIAREFHIGATEPRGEDFRTSAEYASYCRDVSAALAQASTSEAVR, via the coding sequence ATGTCCATTCTCGAGGCTGATGATACAGGCGGGGGGCTGCCGGGCGGAATCGCGGTCTCGCTGCGCGATGTTACCAAGGTCTACGGCAATGGCATCGCGGCGCTCGGGCCGCTTGATTTGAATATTCGTCCCGGTGAATTCGTCTCGTTGCTCGGTCCGTCCGGCTGCGGCAAGTCGACCGCGCTACGCATCATTGCCGGTCTGAATGAACAAACTACGGGCAGCGTTCACGTGGCAGCGCGGGGCGCGCGGGATCGTTCGCGCCATGATGTTGGCTTCGTCTTTCAGGAGCCGACACTGATGCCGTGGGCGACGGTGCGGGCCAACGTCCAGCTTCCGCTCGATCTGGCGCATATGGCGCACGGCGATGCAAGGGCGCGTGTCAATCAGGCGCTGGCGCAGGTGGGTCTTGTGGAGTTCGCCGACGTCTATCCGCGCGAACTGTCCGGCGGCATGAAAATGCGTGTGTCGCTGGCGCGGGCGCTGGTGACCGATCCCGACATTCTCCTGATGGACGAGCCGTTCGCGGCGCTCGACGAAATCACGCGCTTCAGACTGAACAACGATCTGCTGGTGCTGTGGCGCAAGCTGCGTAAGACCGTAGTGTTCGTGACGCACTCGGTGTTCGAATCGGTCTATCTGTCGCAGCGCGTGGTGATCATGACCTCGCGACCCGGCCGCATCGCCCGTGAGTTTCACATCGGTGCCACCGAACCGCGCGGCGAGGATTTCCGTACCTCTGCCGAATACGCAAGCTATTGCCGCGACGTCTCGGCGGCGCTCGCCCAAGCCAGCACCAGCGAGGCCGTGCGATGA
- a CDS encoding ABC transporter substrate-binding protein, with amino-acid sequence MPPSRLLRAFTAGIALWASADMPVRAQTAADLDKVSFGTNWVAQAEHGGFYQAVADGTYKSYGLDVTIVPGGPNVNNRIQLIAGKLDFFMSANTLQSFDAVANNVPVVAVAAIFQKDPQVFLAHPESKVTKLEDLKPLTLFVSKEGMPTYFQWLKSEYGFSEENVKPYTFNAQPFIADKSSAMQGYVTSEPYAVEKRAKFKPTVILLADYGFNSYSTLIETRTAFAEKKADLVQRFVDASVTGWYNYLYGDNRAANALIRKSNPDMTDDLLAYSVDRMKQYGIVDSGDALDNGIGAMNDERMAAFFAKMVRAGVARRDIDYRKSYTLRFVNKAVGVNLRARN; translated from the coding sequence ATGCCCCCCAGCCGTTTGCTGCGAGCGTTCACCGCCGGGATAGCGCTCTGGGCTTCGGCCGATATGCCGGTTCGCGCGCAGACAGCGGCCGATCTGGACAAGGTCTCGTTTGGCACCAACTGGGTGGCGCAGGCCGAGCATGGCGGGTTTTATCAGGCCGTCGCGGACGGTACCTACAAAAGCTACGGTCTTGACGTCACGATCGTTCCGGGCGGCCCCAACGTCAACAACCGCATCCAGTTGATTGCCGGCAAGCTCGATTTCTTCATGAGCGCCAACACCCTGCAATCGTTCGACGCGGTCGCGAACAACGTGCCGGTCGTGGCGGTCGCAGCGATCTTTCAGAAAGATCCGCAGGTCTTTCTCGCGCATCCTGAATCCAAGGTGACCAAGCTCGAAGATCTCAAGCCGCTGACGCTGTTCGTTTCCAAGGAAGGCATGCCGACCTACTTCCAGTGGCTGAAGTCGGAGTATGGTTTCAGCGAAGAGAACGTGAAGCCCTACACGTTCAATGCCCAGCCCTTCATCGCCGACAAGTCCAGCGCGATGCAGGGGTATGTTACGTCCGAGCCTTATGCGGTCGAGAAGCGCGCGAAATTCAAGCCCACGGTTATTCTGCTGGCTGACTACGGTTTCAACAGTTATTCGACTCTGATCGAAACGCGGACCGCGTTCGCGGAGAAGAAAGCCGATCTGGTGCAGCGCTTCGTCGATGCCTCCGTGACCGGCTGGTACAACTATCTCTACGGCGACAATCGCGCCGCGAATGCGCTGATCAGGAAATCCAATCCCGACATGACCGACGATCTGCTGGCCTACTCCGTGGACAGGATGAAGCAATATGGCATCGTCGATTCCGGGGATGCGCTGGACAACGGCATCGGCGCCATGAACGACGAGCGCATGGCAGCTTTCTTCGCCAAGATGGTTCGTGCCGGAGTGGCCCGGCGCGACATTGATTATCGCAAATCCTACACCCTGCGCTTCGTCAACAAGGCTGTGGGTGTCAACCTGCGAGCGCGGAACTGA